The Pyxidicoccus sp. MSG2 DNA segment GCGGGGCCTCCGTGGTAGTACTCGTGATTGCCCGTCACGTAGAAGACGCCGAGGGCAGCGCGCAGCTCGGCCAGCGGCTGCACCTCGTCGCGCAGCGCCTCCACGTGGCCGTCCACCAGGTCGCCCGTCACCGCGACGATGTCTGGCTTCAGCGCGTTCACCTGCTCCACCACGCGCCGCAGCCAGCGCCCGTCCAGCGTGGGGCCGATGTGGATGTCCGAAATCTGCACCACCTTCAGCCCGTGCAGCCCCGCCCCCAACCCGGCCACCGGCACCGTCACCCGCTCCACCCGCGCCAGGCCGCGCGCGGTGACGAACGCGTACACCACCGCGGGCAGCGACACGCCCACCACCGCCAGCGCGCGGCCCCGGGCGAGCGCCAGCGAGTCCTCCACCACGCCCGTCCATTGCAGCACCAGGCCGATGAGGTCCGCGGCCACCACCGCGCTCAGGATGATGCCGAAGGCGCCCAGCCACACGTACGCCGTCCACTGGAGCGCCCGGGTCCACGGCGTGGGCTCGCGCCGCGACAGGAACATCCCCACGGGCAGCGACACGAAGAGCAGCGCCACCAGCACCGGCCCCAACACGCTCCACGGCGCGGGCCACTGGGGGCTCACGAACAGCCGCGTGGCGATGTACGCGTGCAGGCCGCCGAAGAGGGTGAGGATGCCGCCCAGGGACACCAACCACCGCAGCATCATCCCGGGGCGCGGCCGCCGCCTCGTCCTCCGCTCCGCGCCTGGAGAGCGCTCCGTTGTTACGGACTCCGCGCCTGGAGAGCGCTCCGTTACGGACTCCGCGCCTTTGGACAGCTCCGCCACGGACAGGCACCTCCACCAGGGGTTGACACGCACCACTCGGGAAGGCGGAACATAACGGCTGCCTCCGTCCCTCGCCCGGCAACCTGCCTGCCTGCCCATCTCACGCGATATGGAGAGTCGCGCATGCCCCGCCTCCGCCGTGACAGCGCCTGGACGAGCTGGCTCTTCGCCGGTGCCCTGGTGCTCGGCGGACTCGGGTGCTTCTCCGGGGGTGTGGCCTGGGCGCTGCGCTCCATCTACCGGGGCATGGAGCAGGAGTTGCGGCGGGACGACGTCCACCGGCTCGCCCTGCGCACGGCGGAGGCATCACCGCGCGCCACGGAGCTGCTGGGCGCGCCGCTGACCATCAGCACGCTCACGCTGCGCGCGCACGGCACCACGCCGGAGGCGGGGCTGGTGGACTTCGACCTGGACGTGCAGGGCCCGCGAGGCCACGGCGTGCTCCAGGCCCAGGTGGCCTACACGCCACGGGTGTGGACGCTGCGCCGGCTGGTCCTCCGTCCGGAGGGCGGCACCGACGTGGAGCTTCCCGCGGGCGACAGCACGCCCGCACGCCCTCCGGACTGAGCACCGCCCGGCTCACGAACTTCAAGGCTGGAGAACCCGGTGACGCGGTCGGCGGCTATGGTGCGCCGTCCCTTGACGAAGGAGCGTGTCCATGGCGCAGATGCACGAGGTGGACTTCCACATCTACGGCGAAGACCTGCAGTTCGTCGAGATTGAGCTGGACCCGCAGGAAGCAGCGGTGGCCGAGGCTGGCACCCTCATGTACATGGAAGACGGCATCGAGATGGAGACCATCTTCGGTGACGGCTCGGAGAAGAAGAGCGGCTTCCTCGGCTCGCTGCTCGGCGCGGGCAAGCGGCTGCTGACGGGCGAGTCCCTCTTCACCACCGTGTTCCTCAATCGCGCCGGCAGGGGCAAGCGCAAGGTGGCCTTCGCCGCGCCCTACCCCGGCAAAATCATCCCGGTGGAGCTGGGCAAACTGGGCGGCGAGCTGATTGCGCAGAAGGACAGCTTCCTCGCGGCGGCCAAGGGCGTGTCACTGGGCATCGCCTTCCAGAAGAAGCTGGGCACCGGCCTGTTCGGCGGCGAGGGCTTCATCATGCAGCGGCTCCAGGGTGACGGGCTCGCCTTCATCCACGCGGGCGGCACGCTGCACGAGCGGACGCTGGGCCCCGGAGAATTGCTGCGCGTGGA contains these protein-coding regions:
- a CDS encoding metallophosphoesterase, with protein sequence MLRWLVSLGGILTLFGGLHAYIATRLFVSPQWPAPWSVLGPVLVALLFVSLPVGMFLSRREPTPWTRALQWTAYVWLGAFGIILSAVVAADLIGLVLQWTGVVEDSLALARGRALAVVGVSLPAVVYAFVTARGLARVERVTVPVAGLGAGLHGLKVVQISDIHIGPTLDGRWLRRVVEQVNALKPDIVAVTGDLVDGHVEALRDEVQPLAELRAALGVFYVTGNHEYYHGGPAWAAEVARLRLTVLQNEHRVVERDGARLTVAGVTDHDAGHIVPAHASRPDVAFAGAPEGVPRLLLAHQPRTALHVAQAGVAVDLQLSGHTHGGQMFPFMFFVKLQQPVISGLATIAGVRVYTHRGTGYWGPPLRLGPSPEIAELTLVTAV
- a CDS encoding cytochrome c oxidase assembly factor Coa1 family protein; the protein is MPRLRRDSAWTSWLFAGALVLGGLGCFSGGVAWALRSIYRGMEQELRRDDVHRLALRTAEASPRATELLGAPLTISTLTLRAHGTTPEAGLVDFDLDVQGPRGHGVLQAQVAYTPRVWTLRRLVLRPEGGTDVELPAGDSTPARPPD
- a CDS encoding TIGR00266 family protein — its product is MAQMHEVDFHIYGEDLQFVEIELDPQEAAVAEAGTLMYMEDGIEMETIFGDGSEKKSGFLGSLLGAGKRLLTGESLFTTVFLNRAGRGKRKVAFAAPYPGKIIPVELGKLGGELIAQKDSFLAAAKGVSLGIAFQKKLGTGLFGGEGFIMQRLQGDGLAFIHAGGTLHERTLGPGELLRVDTGCIVAFTPTVDYDIQMVSGIKTAFFGGEGLFFATLRGPGKVWLQSLPFSRLAGRILSAARPGGARDEGSVLGGVGLGSLLGGDE